One window of the Thunnus albacares chromosome 3, fThuAlb1.1, whole genome shotgun sequence genome contains the following:
- the LOC122979182 gene encoding high affinity choline transporter 1-like isoform X3, which produces MTATWVGGGFILGVAEAVSSPKMGLIWALMPIQYSVSFIIGGLFFAKPMRDKKYITMMDPFQVKYGKVLSGALVLPALLVDVLWVSCTLLGLGATMSVILDLPYSYSAWISSAVAIIYTLLGGLYSVAYTDVIQLSLVFLSLWLCIPFLLLNPSSTNIAQTAFNHTFQEPWVGTLERDNIWKWIDDFLMLGLGSVSFQTFHQRTLSASSSVTAQLTCFAAAIVIAILGIPPVLVGAVAASTDWNLTLYGSPAPYMRGEQSLVLPLTLQYLTPSYISIIGIGAVAAAVMSSIDSALLSATSVFSSNIYKNILRKQASDYEMQWVIRVTVVVVGLVGTSITFYTNSTLVLWILGADVSYTLIFPHLVSLLFFKVTNGYGATVGYITGLTVRILLGENAVGLPVVLHLPGCTLEDGIYIQKSPVRTVSMFCTLVTILVFSFLALFMFNHGLLPERWDLFKVKRNVTVSPVDVTQNLNEEAESETECDENRHGVALQPMLQNGL; this is translated from the exons GTGGTCTTTTTTTCGCTAAGCCAATGAGGGACAAGAAATATATCACCATGATGGACCCATTCCAGGTTAAGTATGGCAAAGTACTGAGTGGTGCTCTGGTACTGCCTGCTCTGCTGGTGGATGTGCTGTGGGTGTCCTGCACTCTGCTTGGCTTGG GAGCAACGATGAGTGTGATACTGGACTTGCCTTACTCCTATTCTGCTTGGATCTCGTCAGCTGTGGCTATCATCTACACTTTGTTAGGAGGCCTTTATTCAGTGGCCTACACTGACGTCATCCAGCTCTCTCTAGTATTCCTCAGTCTG TGGTTGTGTATCCCCTTCCTTCTGCTCAACCCCAGTTCTACAAACATTGCCCAGACTGCTTTTAACCATACATTCCAAGAACCCTGGGTTGGCACTCTGGAGCGGGACAACATCTGGAAGTGGATTGATGACTTTTTAATGCTG GGTCTCGGTAGTGTTTCATTTCAGACCTTCCACCAGAGGACGCTGTCTGCCTCCTCATCAGTAACAGCTCAGTTGACCTGCTTTGCTGCTGCAATTGTCATTGCCATACTGGGAATTCCCCCTGTCTTGGTTGGAGCTGTTGCCGCTTCCACAG ACTGGAACCTGACTCTCTATGGTTCTCCAGCTCCATATATGCGTGGTGAACAGAGTTTGGTCCTGCCCCTGACCCTACAATACCTCACTCCGTCTTACATCTCAATCATTGGAATCGGAGCTGTGGCCGCTGCAGTCATGTCATCCATTGACTCTGCCCTGTTGTCTGCAacctctgttttctcttcaaaCATCTACAAAAACATCCTGCGTAAACAG GCATCAGACTATGAAATGCAATGGGTGATTCGAGTcacagtggtggtggtgggtctGGTTGGGACATCCATAACATTCTACACCAACAGCACCCTGGTCCTCTGGATTCTTGGAGCAGATGTTTCCTACACTCTTATATTCCCCCATTTGGTCTCTTTGCTCTTCTTTAAAGTGACAAATGGCTACGGTGCCACAGTGGGTTACATCACAGGGCTGACTGTAAGGATTTTGTTGGGAGAAAATGCTGTAGGTCTCCCTGTTGTTCTTCATCTTCCTGGTTGCACACTGGAAGATGGCATCTATATCCAAAAATCCCCTGTCAGGACAGTCTCCATGTTCTGCACTTTGGTAACCATCTTAGTTTTTTCCTTTCTGGCTTTGTTCATGTTCAACCATGGCCTGTTGCCTGAGAGGTGGGACCTTTTCAAAGTGAAACGTAATGTTACTGTATCACCAGTGGATGTCACACAGAACCTCAACGAGGAAGCTGAAAGTGAGACAGAATGTGATGAAAACAGACACGGAGTTGCATTACAGCCAATGTTGCAGAATGGATTGTAA